A DNA window from Comamonas fluminis contains the following coding sequences:
- a CDS encoding LysR family transcriptional regulator — protein MRRVLPSTQALACFESAARHISYTKAAQELSLTQSAVSRQIIALEEFVGVALFKRTRHGVLLTDAGQHYAKQVGRWLQGLERDTLDLMSHQGEGGPINLAAVPTFTTRWLLPRLPQLTREHPDITVHIDVQTRPFLFADTVFDAAIYAGTPEQVARWPGVQAQWLMDEEVVPVCSPQLLATAQQRDPGRAWLPVGPEVIARLPLLQQSTRPQGWRQWFEAMNVDAPRALDGMRLELFSMLAVAASQGLGVALMPPMLIEQELARGDLIIACPQPLRGNRAYYLVTPELAADAQQSPALRIFSAWLQSRAKGD, from the coding sequence ATGCGTAGAGTTCTTCCCTCCACCCAGGCGCTGGCCTGCTTTGAATCGGCCGCCCGGCACATCAGCTATACCAAGGCGGCGCAGGAGTTGTCGCTGACGCAAAGCGCCGTCTCGCGCCAGATCATTGCGCTGGAAGAGTTTGTGGGCGTGGCCCTGTTCAAGCGCACGCGCCATGGAGTGCTGCTGACCGATGCAGGCCAGCACTACGCCAAGCAGGTGGGCCGCTGGCTGCAGGGGCTGGAGCGCGACACGCTGGATTTGATGAGCCACCAGGGCGAGGGCGGCCCCATCAACCTGGCGGCAGTGCCCACCTTCACCACCCGCTGGCTGCTGCCGCGCCTGCCCCAGCTCACGCGCGAGCACCCGGACATCACCGTGCACATCGATGTGCAGACCCGGCCTTTTCTGTTTGCCGATACCGTGTTTGACGCCGCCATCTACGCGGGCACGCCCGAGCAGGTGGCGCGCTGGCCCGGCGTGCAGGCCCAGTGGCTGATGGATGAAGAAGTCGTGCCCGTTTGCAGCCCGCAACTGCTGGCCACCGCCCAGCAGCGCGACCCGGGCCGCGCCTGGCTGCCCGTGGGGCCGGAGGTGATTGCCCGCCTGCCACTGCTGCAGCAAAGCACGCGCCCGCAGGGCTGGAGGCAGTGGTTTGAGGCCATGAACGTCGATGCCCCGCGTGCGCTGGACGGCATGCGGTTGGAGCTGTTTTCCATGCTGGCCGTAGCTGCCAGCCAGGGTCTGGGCGTAGCGCTGATGCCGCCTATGCTGATTGAGCAAGAGCTTGCGCGCGGCGACCTGATCATTGCCTGCCCCCAGCCGCTGCGCGGCAACCGGGCGTATTACTTGGTCACGCCCGAATTGGCGGCGGATGCCCAGCAGAGCCCAGCATTGCGCATTTTCAGCGCATGGCTGCAGAGCCGAGCGAAGGGTGACTGA
- a CDS encoding acyl-CoA dehydrogenase produces MANGYQWDDCLQLDQQLTEDERMIRDAAREYCQDKLKPRVQAMFRNESVDLSIFREMGELGLLGPTIPTEYGGAGLNYVSYGLVAREIERVDSGYRSMASVQSSLVMVPINEFGTEAQKMKYLPKLASGEFIGCFGLTEPDHGSDPGSMATRAYKVDGGYKLKGNKMWITNSPVADVFVVWAKEVAEDGTVGQIRGFVLEKGMKGLSAPAIHGKVGLRASITGEIVMDDVFCPEENAFPDVRGLKGPFTCLNSARFGIAWGALGAAEDCWHTARQYTLDRKQFGRPLAANQLIQKKLADMQTEITLGLQAALRVGRMKDEHQNVIEITSLIKRNNCGKSLDIARMARDMLGGNGISDEFGVARHLVNLEVVNTYEGTHDVHALILGRAQTGIAAFN; encoded by the coding sequence ATGGCCAATGGTTACCAGTGGGACGATTGCTTGCAGCTCGACCAGCAACTGACAGAAGACGAGCGCATGATCCGCGACGCCGCACGCGAGTACTGCCAGGACAAGCTCAAGCCCCGCGTGCAAGCCATGTTCCGCAATGAGTCGGTTGATCTGTCCATCTTCCGCGAGATGGGCGAGTTGGGCCTGCTGGGCCCCACCATCCCCACCGAATACGGCGGCGCAGGCCTGAACTATGTGAGCTACGGCCTGGTGGCACGCGAGATCGAGCGTGTGGACTCCGGCTACCGCTCCATGGCGTCTGTGCAATCGTCTCTGGTGATGGTGCCCATCAACGAGTTCGGCACCGAAGCGCAGAAGATGAAATACCTTCCCAAGCTGGCTTCTGGCGAGTTCATTGGCTGCTTCGGTCTGACCGAGCCTGACCACGGCTCTGACCCCGGCAGCATGGCTACCCGCGCCTATAAGGTGGACGGCGGCTACAAGCTCAAGGGCAACAAGATGTGGATCACCAACAGCCCCGTGGCGGATGTGTTTGTGGTCTGGGCCAAGGAAGTGGCCGAAGACGGCACCGTGGGCCAGATTCGCGGCTTTGTGCTGGAAAAGGGCATGAAGGGCCTGAGCGCGCCCGCCATTCACGGCAAGGTGGGCCTGCGCGCCTCCATTACCGGCGAAATCGTGATGGACGATGTGTTCTGCCCCGAAGAAAACGCCTTCCCCGATGTGCGTGGTCTGAAAGGCCCGTTCACCTGCCTGAACAGCGCCCGCTTCGGCATTGCCTGGGGCGCGCTGGGTGCCGCCGAAGACTGCTGGCACACCGCCCGCCAGTACACGCTGGACCGCAAGCAGTTTGGCCGCCCTCTGGCCGCCAACCAGCTGATCCAGAAGAAGCTGGCCGATATGCAGACCGAAATCACCCTGGGCCTGCAAGCCGCGCTGCGCGTGGGCCGCATGAAGGACGAGCACCAGAACGTGATCGAAATCACCTCGCTGATCAAGCGCAACAACTGCGGCAAGTCGCTGGACATTGCCCGCATGGCGCGTGACATGCTGGGCGGCAACGGCATCAGCGACGAGTTCGGCGTGGCCCGCCATCTGGTGAACCTGGAAGTGGTGAATACC